A part of Chloroflexota bacterium genomic DNA contains:
- a CDS encoding flavin reductase family protein has translation MKTKKHVGPVPLIYPVPIALVGVLVDGKPNVTEVGDVGIMGIKPPYVFVSLGEKSHSKLGITQTGQFSLNFPNTTLMAKTDYCGRVSGRDVDKANLFTLFTDPEGLPDLPLIEDCPVNLACEVLEHVTLEHRNIFIGKVIQTYVNEDCFVEVEGKQHLADLTVLDPLIYALDNRYYKIGDPIGTGYQEGKAISAPDVAK, from the coding sequence ATGAAAACTAAAAAACACGTCGGCCCGGTCCCGCTGATCTATCCCGTCCCAATTGCCCTGGTGGGCGTGTTGGTGGATGGCAAACCCAACGTCACTGAAGTGGGTGATGTGGGGATCATGGGCATCAAACCGCCTTATGTGTTCGTCTCGCTAGGGGAGAAATCCCATTCCAAATTGGGAATCACCCAGACCGGTCAATTTAGTTTAAATTTCCCCAATACCACTCTGATGGCCAAAACTGATTACTGCGGCAGGGTCAGCGGCCGCGATGTGGATAAAGCCAACCTCTTCACGCTCTTCACCGACCCGGAAGGCCTGCCCGATCTCCCCCTGATCGAGGACTGTCCCGTCAACCTGGCCTGCGAAGTATTGGAGCATGTCACCCTGGAGCACCGCAACATCTTCATTGGCAAGGTCATCCAGACCTATGTCAACGAGGACTGTTTTGTTGAAGTGGAAGGCAAACAGCATCTAGCAGACCTGACCGTTCTCGATCCTCTGATCTATGCGCTGGATAACCGCTATTATAAAATTGGCGATCCCATCGGTACGGGTTATCAGGAAGGGAAAGCCATCTCTGCGCCGGATGTCGCGAAGTAA
- the msrA gene encoding peptide-methionine (S)-S-oxide reductase MsrA — MSIKSATFAAGCFWGVEDKLGKIPGVLETMVGYTGGEVKNPTYRMVCTNQTGHAEAVRVSYDPDKINYETLVRRFFEIHNPTTLDRQGPDIGSQYRSAIFYHNDEQRQIAERVLEELNHSGKFPFPIVTEIVPSGDFYEAEEYHQKYYAKNRTH; from the coding sequence ATGTCCATCAAAAGTGCCACTTTTGCAGCAGGCTGCTTCTGGGGTGTTGAAGATAAACTTGGCAAGATCCCAGGCGTCCTGGAAACAATGGTCGGCTATACCGGCGGCGAGGTTAAAAACCCCACCTACCGGATGGTTTGCACCAACCAAACCGGGCATGCTGAAGCCGTTCGGGTGAGTTATGACCCGGACAAAATCAACTATGAGACCCTGGTCAGGCGTTTCTTCGAGATCCACAACCCCACCACCTTGGATCGTCAGGGGCCGGATATCGGCAGCCAATATCGCTCCGCCATTTTCTATCATAACGACGAGCAGCGCCAAATTGCGGAACGCGTTTTGGAAGAATTGAACCATTCCGGCAAATTCCCCTTCCCAATCGTGACCGAAATTGTCCCTTCCGGTGATTTCTACGAAGCCGAAGAATATCACCAGAAATACTACGCGAAAAACCGAACCCACTAA
- a CDS encoding DUF4111 domain-containing protein yields MAVKYPVPDRELNEILNRLVDGIKPVLGPNFLGGYLGGSFAHGGWDVYSDVDFTIVIEEELDPRILEDLKVVHARVFTINHYWARHLEGSYFPRSVLSDLNRTNEPLWYLDNGSLNFERSMHDNTLVNRWVLREYGLILQGPEPSIWIPRIPEIFLKAEVWWMMREWGGDILSGAYRISSRFSQTFTVLNFCRMLYTLSTGRVQSKQTGAAWARAILATKWVPLIDDALSARVNQYQRVYDQADPGKIRDTRDFIRYALMEVKNLTGFQN; encoded by the coding sequence ATGGCAGTTAAGTACCCGGTACCTGATCGAGAATTAAATGAAATTTTAAATCGTTTGGTGGATGGTATTAAACCCGTCCTGGGACCGAATTTCCTGGGTGGTTATCTGGGCGGTTCTTTTGCGCATGGTGGTTGGGATGTTTATAGCGATGTCGATTTTACGATTGTCATTGAAGAGGAACTGGACCCCAGAATATTGGAAGACCTGAAAGTTGTTCATGCCAGGGTTTTTACGATCAATCATTATTGGGCCAGACATTTGGAAGGTTCTTATTTTCCCAGGTCTGTGCTTTCAGATTTGAACCGGACAAATGAGCCGCTTTGGTATCTGGATAATGGCAGCCTCAATTTTGAACGCTCCATGCATGACAATACACTGGTTAACCGCTGGGTGCTGCGGGAATATGGGCTGATTCTGCAAGGGCCGGAGCCATCCATTTGGATCCCCCGCATCCCTGAAATTTTTTTGAAGGCGGAAGTCTGGTGGATGATGCGGGAATGGGGTGGGGATATCCTCTCTGGCGCGTACCGGATTTCTTCCCGTTTCTCCCAGACATTCACCGTGCTGAACTTCTGCCGGATGCTCTACACACTTTCCACCGGGCGGGTGCAATCGAAACAAACCGGCGCAGCCTGGGCCAGAGCAATCCTCGCGACCAAATGGGTCCCTCTGATTGATGACGCACTGAGCGCTCGGGTGAATCAGTATCAGCGGGTATATGATCAGGCTGACCCGGGTAAGATCCGGGATACACGCGATTTTATCCGCTATGCCCTGATGGAAGTCAAGAATCTCACTGGTTTTCAAAATTAG
- a CDS encoding bifunctional (p)ppGpp synthetase/guanosine-3',5'-bis(diphosphate) 3'-pyrophosphohydrolase encodes MPDGIQVNALLSAAIFAAKKHRGQVRKDQRSSPYITHPLTVAQILWEVGGIQNTEILSAAILHDTLEDTSTTRTELASRFGDFVLTIVLEVTDDKSLPKIERKRRQVLHAPDLSHPARLVKLGDKLANCTDVLELPPNGWNLKRRRDYVQWAADVVSQIRGASAALENAFDAVLIEAETELKFQIQPFETIHQRPWGWPI; translated from the coding sequence ATGCCCGATGGAATTCAGGTAAACGCCCTTCTTTCTGCAGCGATCTTTGCCGCTAAAAAACACCGCGGCCAGGTGCGCAAGGACCAGCGCAGCTCCCCCTACATCACCCACCCCCTCACTGTCGCTCAAATCCTATGGGAAGTGGGCGGCATCCAAAATACTGAAATACTCTCAGCAGCCATTCTGCACGATACCCTTGAAGATACATCCACAACCCGAACTGAACTCGCCAGCCGCTTTGGGGATTTCGTCCTGACAATTGTCCTCGAAGTCACGGATGACAAATCCCTTCCTAAGATTGAACGCAAACGTCGTCAGGTCCTGCATGCACCAGATCTATCTCACCCAGCCCGCCTGGTCAAACTTGGGGATAAGCTGGCCAATTGCACTGACGTGCTTGAATTACCCCCTAATGGTTGGAACCTGAAACGGCGGCGGGATTACGTCCAATGGGCAGCCGATGTCGTCTCCCAGATCAGAGGGGCTAGCGCCGCCCTTGAAAACGCCTTTGACGCCGTCCTAATTGAGGCTGAGACAGAGCTTAAATTCCAGATTCAACCCTTTGAAACCATTCACCAGCGCCCCTGGGGCTGGCCTATCTAA
- a CDS encoding NYN domain-containing protein, with amino-acid sequence MARHNQISQDTLEDIERRIAILIDGDNAQATLIEEILVEAGKYGSATIRRVYGDWTTPNMNSWKDTLNIHAFQPIQQFRYTVGKNATDSAMIIDAMDILHMHQVDGFCLVSSDSDYTRLATRIRESGLLVVGIGRKSTPRAFVSACNVFIYTENLRRRSRNGSNGKGKTNHMSAQERELMDMISQAVDMVGPDDDGWTRLSEVGTALRRIDPGFDPRTYGSRQLSHMVKSQSQQIEMRKVANGAIIEIRLKD; translated from the coding sequence ATGGCAAGACACAACCAAATTTCACAAGACACACTCGAGGATATTGAGCGTCGAATCGCCATTCTAATTGATGGTGATAACGCCCAGGCGACCTTGATCGAAGAGATCCTGGTGGAAGCCGGTAAATACGGCAGCGCCACCATCCGCCGGGTATATGGCGATTGGACCACCCCCAACATGAATTCCTGGAAGGACACTCTGAACATTCACGCCTTCCAACCCATTCAGCAATTCCGTTACACGGTCGGCAAGAACGCCACCGACAGCGCCATGATCATCGACGCAATGGATATCCTCCACATGCACCAGGTGGATGGCTTCTGCCTGGTTTCCAGTGACAGCGATTACACCCGCCTGGCAACTCGGATCCGGGAAAGCGGCCTCTTAGTAGTGGGAATTGGCCGGAAGAGCACCCCGCGAGCTTTCGTTAGCGCATGCAACGTATTCATCTATACGGAAAACCTGCGTCGCCGAAGCCGGAATGGCAGCAATGGGAAGGGCAAAACCAACCACATGAGCGCCCAGGAGCGCGAACTGATGGATATGATCAGCCAGGCTGTAGATATGGTTGGCCCGGACGATGACGGCTGGACCCGGCTCTCAGAAGTCGGTACAGCGCTTCGCCGGATTGACCCCGGCTTTGACCCCCGCACCTACGGTTCTCGCCAGCTCAGCCACATGGTGAAGAGCCAGAGCCAGCAGATCGAAATGCGCAAGGTGGCTAACGGCGCCATCATTGAGATCCGCCTGAAAGATTAA
- a CDS encoding ATP-dependent 6-phosphofructokinase: protein MADKVGILTAGSDCPGLNASIRGFGKAARNTYGMALVGFRDGFRGLVENRTLDLSGDALSNILTAGGTILGTSRDIPQAFVKGGKTLDLTEDAVKAYHANKLDALVCIGGRETQEAATRLKQEGLHVLTLPKSADNDVPMTDTTIGFDTAKDIATEAIDRLHSTANSNHRIIIVEIMGREVGWLTLGAGIAAGADVILIPEIPYNIDEISRAILQRNQAGKMFSIVAVAEGATSSELVAFFERSIKIDQKKHASSAEEDMAQKMEALKRKYGGQTLLLANRLEESTGLESRITILGYLLRGGAPSASDRVLATQLGTRAADLIHDGQFGFMVGYRHGGADCVPLEDVAGCQKKVPLDHSWIKSARHVGTILGD, encoded by the coding sequence ATGGCTGATAAGGTTGGAATCCTCACAGCAGGAAGTGATTGTCCTGGGCTGAACGCCTCCATTCGCGGATTTGGCAAGGCTGCCCGGAATACATATGGCATGGCGTTGGTTGGGTTCAGGGATGGCTTCCGCGGCCTGGTGGAAAACCGCACCCTTGACCTGAGCGGCGATGCCCTTTCGAACATCCTCACGGCCGGTGGCACCATTTTGGGTACCAGCCGGGACATTCCGCAGGCCTTTGTGAAGGGGGGCAAAACGCTGGACCTGACGGAAGATGCAGTGAAGGCTTATCATGCCAATAAACTGGATGCCCTCGTCTGCATTGGCGGCCGCGAGACTCAGGAAGCTGCAACCCGCCTGAAGCAGGAGGGTTTACATGTCCTTACCCTGCCGAAATCAGCGGATAATGACGTCCCGATGACGGATACCACCATTGGCTTTGACACGGCTAAGGATATTGCTACCGAGGCGATTGACCGGCTGCATAGCACAGCCAACAGCAATCACCGGATCATCATTGTGGAGATCATGGGGCGCGAGGTGGGCTGGCTGACATTAGGCGCGGGAATCGCGGCTGGGGCGGATGTGATCCTGATCCCTGAGATTCCTTATAACATTGATGAAATTTCCAGAGCAATCCTCCAGCGTAACCAGGCTGGGAAGATGTTCAGCATTGTGGCTGTCGCTGAAGGCGCAACATCCTCAGAACTTGTGGCATTTTTTGAGCGTTCGATCAAGATTGACCAAAAGAAGCATGCCAGCAGCGCAGAAGAGGATATGGCGCAAAAGATGGAAGCCCTCAAGCGCAAATATGGCGGCCAGACGCTTTTGCTGGCGAACCGTTTGGAAGAATCGACCGGGTTGGAAAGCCGGATCACGATCCTGGGTTACCTGCTACGGGGCGGCGCTCCTTCGGCAAGTGACCGGGTGTTGGCGACACAATTGGGTACCCGTGCGGCTGATCTGATCCATGATGGACAGTTTGGCTTCATGGTCGGCTACCGTCATGGCGGAGCGGATTGTGTTCCACTGGAAGATGTGGCTGGATGCCAGAAGAAAGTCCCGCTGGATCATTCCTGGATCAAGAGCGCCCGGCATGTCGGCACCATCCTGGGTGATTGA
- a CDS encoding Crp/Fnr family transcriptional regulator, whose product MNDPDLDNFPLFRQLSPETQRAIEARLIPRHISCGEILLIEKEPAEYGYFIRSGILRTIRTNSEGRIQVLARFSRPEPVNIISLLSNPQHNRATIDALSDVDLYAVSAADFDYLITKYPDFSTRLLKQLAGRIGNLTDKITNLSLFPVRTRLARFLLQLADSLHPNANGWTQDEIAAEIGTTRDIVGRILREFEQENLITKDHSEILLLDKTKLYQIAELPLP is encoded by the coding sequence ATGAATGACCCTGATCTCGACAATTTTCCACTCTTTAGGCAGCTATCACCGGAAACCCAACGTGCGATTGAGGCACGCCTGATTCCGCGTCACATCTCCTGTGGAGAGATCCTGTTGATTGAAAAAGAGCCTGCGGAATACGGTTACTTCATCCGTTCGGGGATTTTGCGCACTATCCGGACGAATTCTGAGGGGCGCATTCAGGTGTTAGCCAGGTTTTCCCGCCCCGAGCCTGTAAATATCATCTCCTTGCTATCCAACCCACAACACAATCGAGCCACTATCGACGCCCTGAGTGATGTCGACCTCTATGCCGTCTCAGCAGCGGATTTTGATTATCTCATCACGAAATACCCTGATTTTTCGACCCGACTATTGAAGCAATTAGCCGGTAGGATTGGAAATCTGACAGATAAGATCACCAACCTGTCTCTTTTTCCCGTGCGGACAAGATTGGCGCGATTCCTCCTACAACTCGCTGATAGTCTCCATCCCAATGCCAATGGCTGGACCCAAGATGAGATTGCTGCTGAAATCGGCACCACTCGGGACATTGTGGGGCGTATACTCCGAGAATTTGAACAGGAGAATCTCATCACAAAGGACCACTCCGAGATTCTCCTATTGGATAAAACCAAGCTGTATCAGATCGCTGAACTTCCGCTGCCCTAG
- a CDS encoding 4Fe-4S binding protein: MNELALPIINKNLCTLCGACVTGCPEGALVMEKQGPTYLHPENCTYCTLCEDICPTDAIRAPLTFRWSQGM, from the coding sequence ATGAATGAACTAGCCCTGCCGATCATCAACAAAAATCTATGCACCCTTTGTGGCGCTTGTGTCACCGGCTGTCCTGAGGGAGCCCTGGTCATGGAAAAACAAGGTCCAACCTATTTGCATCCGGAAAATTGCACCTATTGCACCCTTTGCGAAGATATCTGTCCCACCGATGCAATCCGGGCACCATTGACCTTCCGCTGGTCCCAAGGCATGTAA
- a CDS encoding DUF2804 domain-containing protein, which yields MNTKNPEPELIEPVNLCDDKGNLNPAAVGWSRHPLHHCNLKGHWLRKKQWNYWAIVSPTHLFSVTLSDVDYLGMPFVYLLDFETKAFVEKTLLNPFGGGIEMPPEVAADVRDNSPAMPVALLQNDQGVQIKVSCPDFEGKPLEVDIQVYYPENHESLNVVIPWSSNRFQFTSKQNTLPAEGTVKWGDEVITFSREDTFACLDFGRGVWPYECFWNWSSFSTRLADSRTVGVNLGAGWTDGTGLNENGLCLDGKLFKLSEDVAFTYDNQNFMAPWKLTTTETDRVNLVFTPFFERTAKTDAVVIRSEVHQMIGRFSGTVKSDSGEVYQIEDAIGWAEDHHAKW from the coding sequence TTGAACACCAAAAACCCGGAACCCGAACTTATCGAACCCGTCAACCTTTGTGACGACAAAGGCAACCTGAACCCGGCCGCCGTTGGCTGGAGCCGCCATCCTCTGCATCACTGCAACCTCAAAGGGCACTGGCTACGCAAAAAACAATGGAATTATTGGGCGATTGTCAGCCCAACCCACCTGTTCTCCGTCACCTTATCCGATGTGGATTACCTCGGAATGCCCTTTGTCTACCTTCTTGATTTTGAAACCAAAGCCTTTGTTGAGAAAACCCTGCTCAATCCCTTTGGCGGCGGTATCGAAATGCCCCCAGAGGTAGCCGCGGACGTTCGGGATAACAGCCCCGCCATGCCAGTTGCCCTGCTGCAAAACGATCAAGGCGTACAGATCAAAGTAAGCTGTCCGGATTTTGAAGGGAAACCGCTTGAGGTGGACATCCAGGTCTACTATCCAGAAAACCACGAATCACTCAATGTCGTCATCCCCTGGTCATCCAACCGCTTCCAATTCACCAGCAAACAAAACACCCTCCCCGCTGAGGGCACGGTGAAGTGGGGCGATGAGGTCATCACCTTCAGCCGTGAAGACACCTTCGCCTGTTTGGATTTTGGTCGCGGTGTTTGGCCCTACGAGTGCTTCTGGAACTGGTCCAGTTTTTCCACCCGCCTGGCGGACAGCCGGACGGTGGGCGTGAACCTGGGTGCCGGCTGGACCGATGGCACAGGGCTGAACGAAAACGGCCTCTGCCTGGATGGAAAGCTGTTCAAGCTCAGTGAAGATGTCGCTTTCACCTATGATAATCAGAACTTCATGGCTCCCTGGAAGCTCACAACCACTGAGACTGACCGAGTCAACCTGGTCTTCACCCCCTTCTTCGAGCGCACCGCCAAAACCGATGCTGTCGTGATTCGGTCTGAAGTGCACCAGATGATCGGCCGTTTCAGCGGTACCGTGAAATCGGATTCGGGCGAAGTTTACCAGATTGAGGATGCCATCGGCTGGGCGGAGGATCACCACGCAAAGTGGTAA
- a CDS encoding DUF438 domain-containing protein, whose product MSEHIDNVTKRKQALLEVIKRLHKGESVADLQEEFGEAIRGASASEIADAERAMISEGVPVGEIQRLCDLHVAVFRDSLDEEPTPESLPGHPVFTFRMENEVIVRLLEVMAESINRWDEDQPEALDALRRETDDLRNIEKHYSRKENLLFPYLEKKGFEGPSTVMWGVHNEIREQLREFQAALNADMPDQETVARLFVPLGNAIREMIYKEEKILFPEAITRLTDAEWSEIRSQEDQIGYFNVEPQSGWQPEPSPDSLLTTQLKGTDMENLLNLDTGLLSQEQINLMLTNLPIDVTFVDEHDEVRYFTQGKHRIFDRSPAIIGRAVTKCHPPQSVHKVQIILEDFRSGKRDVAEFWIQAGEAFVHIRYFALRDESGAYRGCIEVSQEISHIRSLEGEKRLLDDAPGYSN is encoded by the coding sequence ATGAGCGAGCATATTGATAATGTAACAAAACGTAAGCAAGCCCTGTTGGAAGTCATCAAACGTCTCCACAAAGGCGAAAGTGTGGCAGACCTTCAAGAAGAGTTTGGTGAGGCTATCCGCGGCGCATCGGCTTCTGAAATTGCAGATGCTGAACGTGCCATGATTTCCGAGGGTGTTCCTGTTGGTGAGATTCAACGCCTCTGCGACCTGCATGTTGCCGTCTTCCGAGATTCCCTCGATGAAGAACCAACCCCCGAATCGCTCCCCGGCCATCCCGTCTTCACCTTCCGAATGGAAAATGAAGTCATCGTCCGCCTGTTGGAAGTGATGGCCGAAAGCATCAACCGCTGGGATGAAGACCAACCTGAGGCACTGGATGCCCTTCGCCGTGAAACTGATGACCTTCGGAATATCGAAAAGCACTATTCCCGCAAAGAAAACCTGCTCTTCCCTTATCTGGAAAAGAAGGGCTTTGAGGGCCCATCTACGGTGATGTGGGGCGTCCATAATGAAATCAGAGAACAGCTCCGGGAATTCCAGGCTGCTCTCAATGCGGATATGCCGGACCAGGAAACTGTTGCCAGGCTCTTCGTTCCCCTGGGCAATGCCATTCGTGAAATGATATACAAGGAAGAAAAAATTCTCTTTCCCGAGGCAATAACCCGTCTGACCGATGCTGAATGGTCAGAAATTCGCTCACAGGAAGATCAGATCGGCTATTTCAATGTCGAACCGCAAAGCGGCTGGCAGCCTGAGCCATCCCCTGACTCCCTTCTGACTACCCAACTAAAAGGAACAGATATGGAAAACCTGCTAAACCTTGATACCGGCCTTTTGAGCCAGGAACAAATCAATTTAATGCTCACAAACCTGCCCATAGATGTCACTTTTGTTGACGAGCACGACGAAGTCCGCTACTTCACTCAGGGCAAGCACCGTATTTTTGATCGCTCCCCTGCGATCATCGGCCGGGCGGTGACCAAATGCCACCCGCCACAGAGTGTCCATAAGGTGCAGATCATTCTGGAAGATTTCCGTTCCGGCAAACGGGACGTTGCTGAGTTCTGGATCCAGGCTGGCGAAGCCTTTGTCCATATCCGCTATTTTGCCCTAAGAGATGAGAGTGGCGCCTATCGGGGTTGCATCGAGGTTTCGCAGGAAATCTCCCATATTCGCTCACTGGAGGGTGAGAAACGCCTTTTGGATGATGCTCCAGGTTATTCCAATTAA
- a CDS encoding alpha-mannosidase, with product MALNLEWQHRIMGWRQELSKHIYQPLGELKLEAAFTFKQLTLDEALTQLEFEPIAPGTTWGAKWEYGWFKGEITIPEFGEGQMIALMPDVGIEPTMIIEIIDGKVTPILSDTVAEAVVYVNGEYAGAIDHKHKVIHLTDSAHAGETFSIVLEAYAGHGPREWHAGPTPPERETVPEPPDQQCKVGQSHFGIWMEPVYQLLMDVETLWDIRENIDPESLRLMEIDDGLKDFSLIVDFETDLATMLGTIEAALERLKPLLEKHNGDTTPEMIGFGHAHIDVAWLWPLAETERKCVRTFSTQLALMKRYPDYKFLQSQPHLYRMVKQHYPDLYAQILDAVQRGQWIADGASWVEPDTNISSGESLIRQLIHGKRFYREEFGVESKLLWLPDVFGYSGALPQIMRGCGVEYFSTQKILWAYNGGEQFPYNTFIWAGIDGSKVKAHFHNDYNSETKPSTVIKRWRERLQKEGFSKRLYPFGHGDGGGGPTREHLEYVQREGDLEGVPKFRMAAPMDFFRAQDEEGWPDVMYTGELYFQAHRGTYTSQARTKTLNRRSEFALREAELWGAAAGLLADFNFPYALWDESWKTVLLNQFHDILPGSSIHRVYEEAEAQLGSVVSTAEGIAEDAREALVAGGEGLTVFNSLSWDRKEIIPLPDGMTGLVDEAGKPVPTQVESGKTFAEVTIPSCGWAGFGIGEAEIPESKVIVTPNSLENDLMRIEFNEFGEICSVFDKIEQKELAAGLCNRFRMYQDIPSAFDAWDIDSMYKLSPVDLPEKAVIKISAEGPLFGSLVITRKLNESMVTQTVTLRRGSRQVDFHTVVDWQERHKLLKVDFPVEYHVTEALHEIQFGHLARPTHRSRSIDQDRFEVCNQKWTALAEPKRGFAILNDSKYGVDVLGNSINLTLLKSAMAPDMTADRGRQEFTYAFTFWNTPLAESDLVREGYELNIPLRVTSGYRKSASLFQVSKANIIIETVKPAEESGAGDVVVRCYEALGNTTRATLSTSLPFAHAYLTDMLENPLEALALDEGGVKLEFHPFEIKTLRLRAGAGLKV from the coding sequence ATGGCGCTGAATTTAGAATGGCAACATCGGATCATGGGGTGGCGGCAGGAACTATCCAAGCACATATATCAGCCCTTGGGGGAGCTGAAGCTGGAAGCGGCATTCACCTTTAAGCAGCTGACATTGGATGAGGCCCTCACGCAATTGGAGTTTGAGCCGATTGCTCCTGGGACGACCTGGGGCGCGAAATGGGAATATGGCTGGTTCAAAGGTGAGATCACGATCCCTGAGTTTGGTGAGGGGCAGATGATTGCCTTGATGCCGGATGTGGGTATCGAGCCAACCATGATTATTGAGATCATTGACGGTAAGGTAACACCAATCTTGTCCGACACTGTGGCCGAAGCGGTGGTTTATGTCAACGGGGAATATGCCGGGGCAATTGACCATAAGCACAAAGTGATCCACCTGACTGATTCAGCACACGCCGGGGAGACCTTCTCGATTGTGCTGGAAGCCTATGCCGGGCATGGCCCCCGTGAGTGGCATGCCGGGCCGACCCCACCTGAACGCGAGACCGTGCCGGAGCCCCCGGATCAACAGTGCAAGGTTGGGCAGAGCCATTTTGGAATTTGGATGGAACCGGTTTATCAATTGCTAATGGATGTTGAAACCTTGTGGGACATCCGTGAGAACATCGATCCCGAATCGCTGCGCTTGATGGAGATTGATGACGGACTGAAGGATTTCTCTTTGATCGTTGATTTCGAGACAGACTTAGCAACAATGTTGGGTACCATTGAGGCGGCGCTTGAAAGGCTCAAACCACTGCTGGAAAAGCACAACGGGGATACCACCCCGGAGATGATCGGCTTTGGGCACGCGCATATTGACGTGGCCTGGCTTTGGCCACTGGCCGAGACGGAGCGTAAATGCGTGCGGACTTTCAGCACCCAACTTGCCCTGATGAAGCGTTATCCAGACTATAAATTCCTGCAGAGCCAGCCCCACCTTTACCGGATGGTCAAGCAGCATTACCCGGACCTCTACGCGCAGATACTGGATGCTGTCCAGCGAGGGCAATGGATTGCCGACGGAGCGTCTTGGGTGGAGCCGGACACTAACATCAGCAGTGGTGAAAGCCTGATCCGCCAGTTGATCCACGGCAAGCGGTTCTACCGCGAAGAATTCGGTGTGGAGAGCAAGCTGCTCTGGCTGCCGGATGTCTTTGGATACTCCGGCGCATTGCCGCAGATCATGCGGGGCTGTGGGGTGGAATATTTCTCGACCCAGAAGATCCTTTGGGCCTATAATGGCGGTGAGCAGTTCCCCTATAACACATTTATTTGGGCGGGGATTGATGGCTCCAAGGTGAAGGCCCATTTCCATAACGATTACAACAGTGAGACTAAACCGTCCACGGTGATCAAGCGCTGGCGGGAACGGCTGCAAAAGGAAGGCTTCTCCAAACGCCTTTATCCATTTGGGCATGGGGATGGTGGCGGCGGTCCGACGCGTGAACACCTGGAATATGTCCAGCGGGAAGGGGATCTGGAAGGCGTGCCGAAGTTCAGGATGGCTGCCCCAATGGATTTCTTCCGGGCGCAGGATGAAGAGGGCTGGCCGGATGTGATGTATACCGGTGAGCTTTATTTCCAGGCCCACCGCGGCACCTACACATCACAGGCTCGTACCAAAACGCTCAACCGGCGCAGTGAATTTGCCCTGCGGGAGGCGGAACTTTGGGGCGCGGCGGCTGGCCTGCTGGCAGATTTCAACTTCCCCTATGCGCTCTGGGATGAATCCTGGAAAACGGTGCTCTTGAACCAGTTCCATGATATTCTGCCAGGTTCTTCCATCCATCGGGTGTATGAGGAAGCTGAGGCCCAACTTGGCAGTGTGGTGAGCACAGCGGAAGGGATTGCTGAGGATGCTCGTGAAGCCCTGGTGGCGGGGGGAGAGGGGCTGACGGTGTTCAACTCACTTTCCTGGGATCGCAAGGAGATCATCCCCCTGCCGGACGGCATGACTGGATTAGTGGATGAAGCGGGGAAGCCAGTACCCACCCAGGTGGAGAGCGGGAAAACTTTTGCGGAAGTGACGATTCCTTCCTGCGGTTGGGCTGGATTTGGAATTGGAGAAGCAGAAATTCCCGAATCTAAGGTTATCGTGACTCCTAATTCGCTGGAAAACGACCTAATGAGAATTGAATTCAACGAATTCGGTGAAATTTGCAGCGTTTTCGATAAAATTGAGCAAAAAGAACTGGCGGCGGGGCTGTGTAACCGCTTCCGGATGTATCAGGACATCCCCAGTGCGTTTGATGCCTGGGATATTGATAGTATGTACAAGCTCTCCCCGGTAGACTTGCCTGAAAAGGCTGTTATTAAAATCTCTGCGGAAGGACCGCTGTTTGGCTCGCTGGTCATCACCCGCAAGCTGAACGAATCGATGGTCACTCAGACGGTAACCCTCAGACGGGGGTCCCGCCAGGTGGACTTTCACACGGTAGTCGACTGGCAGGAGCGGCATAAGCTGTTGAAGGTGGATTTCCCCGTGGAATATCATGTTACGGAAGCGTTGCACGAGATCCAATTCGGCCACCTGGCCCGGCCAACCCATCGCTCTAGGTCAATTGACCAGGATCGCTTCGAGGTCTGCAATCAAAAGTGGACAGCGCTGGCAGAACCAAAGCGCGGTTTCGCTATCCTGAACGATTCCAAGTATGGTGTGGATGTGCTGGGTAACAGCATCAACCTGACCCTGCTCAAATCCGCTATGGCGCCGGATATGACCGCTGACCGGGGCAGGCAGGAATTTACCTATGCCTTTACCTTCTGGAATACACCGCTGGCGGAAAGTGATCTTGTGCGGGAGGGGTACGAACTCAATATTCCGCTGCGGGTGACCTCCGGCTACCGGAAATCAGCCTCCCTGTTCCAGGTGAGCAAGGCCAATATTATTATCGAGACAGTAAAACCCGCTGAGGAGTCTGGCGCAGGGGATGTGGTGGTGCGGTGCTATGAAGCGCTGGGCAATACGACCCGCGCAACCCTGAGCACCAGCCTGCCCTTTGCCCATGCCTACCTGACGGATATGCTTGAAAATCCGCTGGAGGCGTTAGCGTTGGATGAGGGCGGGGTGAAACTTGAATTCCATCCCTTCGAAATCAAGACCTTGCGCCTTCGGGCTGGTGCTGGGTTGAAAGTGTAG